A region from the Flavobacteriales bacterium genome encodes:
- a CDS encoding DUF3467 domain-containing protein: MDANEKPKGNQLNIEISEEVADGIYSNLAIITHSNSEFVLDFIRVMPGVPKAKVRSRILLTPQHAKRLMRALADNIGKYEQTHGAIKDTEMPQIPMNFGGPAAQA, encoded by the coding sequence ATGGACGCGAACGAAAAACCGAAAGGCAACCAGCTGAACATCGAGATCAGCGAGGAGGTGGCCGATGGCATCTACAGCAACCTGGCCATCATCACCCACAGCAACTCGGAGTTCGTACTGGACTTCATCCGGGTGATGCCCGGTGTGCCCAAGGCCAAGGTGCGTTCGCGCATCCTGCTCACGCCCCAGCACGCCAAGCGGCTCATGCGCGCACTGGCCGACAACATCGGCAAGTACGAGCAGACGCACGGCGCCATCAAGGACACGGAAATGCCGCAGATCCCGATGAACTTCGGGGGACCGGCTGCCCAGGCCTGA
- a CDS encoding DUF2807 domain-containing protein: protein MLKLLGLCALVACADDQWDDCITSTGPTVQQEREVSDFHTIELGAKVDVLLTQDSVNSIVVEGGRNLLGQTETSISGGVLTINSNMTCNWVRNLEQRVTVHVHCKELRQVTFTGSGDVRCKNMLNVPTFRVEQRQGSGTLNLNVTADTIWYGLHTGPGNVVATGSADVLYLYSSGYGHIDARNQPSRESHCNNSGSGDFRTAPTDVLYAAVRDAGDIHYYSTPTFGVFIEDTGSGSVVQGD, encoded by the coding sequence ATGCTGAAACTCCTCGGTCTGTGCGCGCTCGTTGCGTGCGCCGATGACCAATGGGATGATTGTATCACCAGCACAGGCCCCACCGTTCAGCAGGAGCGTGAGGTGAGCGATTTCCACACCATCGAACTAGGCGCGAAGGTGGACGTGCTGCTGACGCAGGACAGCGTGAACAGCATCGTGGTGGAGGGCGGCCGCAACCTGCTCGGGCAGACGGAGACGAGCATCAGCGGAGGCGTGCTCACGATCAACAGCAACATGACGTGCAACTGGGTGCGCAACCTTGAGCAACGCGTCACCGTGCACGTGCACTGCAAGGAACTCCGGCAGGTCACCTTCACCGGCAGCGGCGATGTGCGCTGCAAGAACATGCTCAACGTGCCGACCTTCCGGGTGGAGCAACGCCAAGGCAGCGGCACGCTGAACCTGAACGTTACCGCCGACACCATTTGGTATGGCCTGCACACCGGTCCAGGCAACGTGGTGGCCACCGGCTCGGCCGATGTGCTCTACCTGTACTCCAGCGGCTACGGGCACATCGACGCGCGCAACCAGCCCAGTCGCGAAAGCCATTGCAACAACAGCGGCAGCGGCGACTTCCGCACGGCGCCCACCGATGTGCTCTACGCAGCCGTGCGCGATGCCGGCGACATCCACTACTACAGCACGCCCACGTTCGGTGTCTTCATAGAGGATACGGGAAGCGGGTCAGTGGTGCAGGGGGATTGA
- the rpoC gene encoding DNA-directed RNA polymerase subunit beta' has translation MKKDIKLNSNFNKIVISLASPEQILERSHGEVIKPETINYRTYKPERDGLFCERIFGPVKDFECHCGKYKRIRYKGIVCDRCGVEVTEKKVRRERMGHISLTVPVAHIWYFRSLPNKIGYLLGLPTKKLDQIIYYERYVVISAGPGTAKNKEGAPIQFLDFLTEEEYLDAQEQIGRDNQHLDDSDPNKFIARMGAEALNELLRRLDLDSLSYDLRHKANTETSQQRKNEALKRLNVVEAFRDANSRRENKPEWMIVKVVPVIPPELRPLVPLDGGRFATSDLNDLYRRVIIRNNRLKRLVEIKAPEVILRNEKRMLQEAVDSLFDNSRKSSAVKSESNRPLKSLSDSLKGKQGRFRQNLLGKRVDYSARSVIVVGPELKLHECGLPKDMAAELFKPFIIRKLIERGIVKTVKSAKKIVDKKEPVVWDILESVLKGHPVLLNRAPTLHRLGIQAFQPKLIEGKAIQLHPLVCTAFNADFDGDQMAVHVPLGHAAILEAQLLMLASHNILNPANGAPIAVPSQDMVLGLYYITKGRKSDAERTMKGEGRTFYSPEEVTIAYNEGQVDLHAWVKVRWHNPKTGKGEIVETTVGRVLFNEVVPDEVGYINELLTKKALRDIIGMVLKECGTAKAAQFLDDIKELGFNIAFKGGLSFNLDDVVVPAAKDALVKKAQAEVDEVMGNYNMGLITNNERYNQVIDIWTHTNSRVTKALMDHIASDRQGFNSIYMMMDSGARGSKEQIRQLSGMRGLMAKPQKSGGGGGQDIIENPILSNFKEGLSILEYFISTHGARKGLADTALKTADAGYLTRRLVDVAQDVIINNEDCGTLRGLVATALKKNEEIVESLHDRILGRCAVHDVYHPQTGALLVNSGEQITEDVAKAIAASPIEEVEIRSVLTCEQKKGVCVKCYGRNLATGRMVHIGEAVGVIAAQSIGEPGTQLTLRTFHVGGVAGKITEESEVKAKYDGKLEIDELRTVKRKDRKGEDAEVVISRSTEMRIVDNNTGIVLTTSVIPYGAFLYTRNGQNVKKGDVICTWDAYNAVIISELTGKLEFESIEESVTYREEIDEQTGFTEKVIVESRDKRKNPTIKIMDVKSKEELKSYSLPVGAHIMVKEGDKVEAGDVLVKIPRMSGKGGDITGGLPRVTELFEARNPSNPAVVSEIDGIVSYGKIKRGNREINVESRTGERKTYLVPLSKHILVQENDFIKAGAPLSDGSISPMDILDIQGPTRVQEYLVDEVQEVYRMQGVKINDKHFEVIVRQMMRKVEIEDPGDTRFLERQSVNKTEFMSENDAIYEKMVVTNAGDSATMKEGQMVTARKLRDENSALKRKDAKPVEARHAKPATARIMLQGITRASLQTESFISAASFQETTKVLNEAAVSAKEDFLLGLKENVIVGHLIPAGTGTRRFQKNIVGNKDDLAAMEARTEMTEA, from the coding sequence ATGAAGAAGGACATCAAGCTGAACAGCAACTTCAACAAGATCGTCATCAGCCTGGCGAGCCCGGAGCAGATCCTGGAGCGTAGCCATGGCGAAGTGATCAAGCCGGAAACGATCAACTACCGCACTTACAAGCCCGAACGCGATGGCTTGTTCTGCGAGCGGATCTTCGGACCGGTCAAGGATTTCGAATGCCACTGCGGCAAGTACAAGCGCATCCGCTACAAGGGGATCGTGTGCGACCGCTGCGGTGTGGAAGTGACGGAGAAGAAAGTGCGCCGCGAGCGCATGGGCCACATCAGCCTCACCGTTCCGGTGGCGCACATCTGGTACTTCCGTTCGCTCCCGAACAAGATCGGCTACCTGTTGGGCCTGCCCACCAAGAAGCTCGACCAGATCATCTACTACGAGCGTTACGTGGTGATCAGCGCCGGCCCCGGCACTGCCAAGAACAAGGAAGGTGCGCCCATCCAGTTCCTCGACTTCCTCACCGAAGAAGAATACCTGGACGCGCAGGAGCAGATCGGCCGCGACAACCAGCACTTGGATGACAGCGACCCGAACAAGTTCATCGCCCGCATGGGTGCTGAAGCCTTGAACGAACTGCTGCGCCGCCTGGACCTCGACAGCCTGAGCTACGACCTGCGCCACAAGGCCAACACCGAGACCAGCCAGCAGCGCAAGAACGAAGCGCTCAAGCGCCTCAACGTGGTTGAGGCCTTCCGCGATGCCAACAGCCGCCGCGAGAACAAGCCCGAATGGATGATCGTGAAGGTGGTGCCCGTGATCCCGCCCGAGCTGCGTCCACTGGTGCCCCTGGACGGTGGCCGCTTCGCGACGTCGGACCTGAACGACCTCTACCGCCGCGTGATCATCCGCAACAACCGCTTGAAGCGTTTGGTGGAGATCAAGGCCCCCGAGGTGATCCTGCGCAACGAGAAGCGCATGCTCCAGGAGGCCGTAGATAGCCTGTTCGACAACAGCCGCAAGAGCAGCGCCGTGAAGAGCGAGAGCAACCGCCCTTTGAAGTCACTGAGCGATTCGCTCAAGGGCAAGCAGGGCCGCTTCCGCCAGAACCTGCTCGGTAAGCGCGTGGACTACAGCGCGCGTTCCGTGATCGTGGTGGGTCCAGAACTGAAACTGCACGAGTGCGGTCTGCCCAAGGACATGGCCGCTGAACTCTTCAAGCCGTTCATCATCCGCAAGCTCATCGAGCGGGGGATCGTGAAGACGGTGAAGAGCGCCAAGAAGATCGTGGACAAGAAGGAGCCCGTGGTGTGGGACATCCTGGAAAGCGTGCTGAAGGGCCACCCCGTGCTCCTCAACCGCGCACCAACGCTGCACCGCCTCGGTATCCAGGCCTTCCAGCCCAAACTGATCGAAGGCAAGGCCATCCAGTTGCACCCGCTCGTTTGTACCGCGTTCAACGCTGACTTCGACGGTGACCAAATGGCCGTGCACGTGCCCCTGGGCCATGCCGCTATCCTGGAGGCTCAGCTTCTCATGCTCGCCAGCCACAACATCCTGAACCCTGCCAACGGTGCGCCCATCGCGGTACCGAGCCAGGACATGGTGCTTGGCCTGTACTACATCACCAAGGGCCGCAAGAGCGACGCCGAGCGCACCATGAAGGGCGAGGGCCGTACGTTCTACAGCCCAGAAGAGGTGACCATCGCCTACAACGAAGGCCAGGTGGACCTGCACGCTTGGGTGAAGGTGCGTTGGCACAACCCCAAGACCGGCAAGGGCGAGATCGTCGAGACCACCGTTGGCCGCGTGCTCTTCAACGAAGTGGTGCCCGACGAAGTGGGTTACATCAACGAGCTGCTCACCAAGAAAGCCCTGCGCGACATCATCGGCATGGTGCTGAAGGAGTGCGGCACGGCAAAGGCAGCGCAGTTCCTCGACGATATCAAGGAACTCGGCTTCAACATCGCCTTCAAGGGCGGTCTTTCCTTCAACCTGGACGACGTAGTTGTGCCTGCCGCGAAGGATGCACTGGTGAAGAAGGCGCAGGCCGAAGTGGACGAGGTGATGGGCAACTACAACATGGGCCTCATCACCAACAACGAACGCTACAACCAGGTCATCGACATCTGGACACACACCAACAGCCGTGTGACCAAAGCGTTGATGGACCATATCGCTTCCGACCGCCAGGGCTTCAACTCCATCTACATGATGATGGACAGTGGCGCACGTGGTAGCAAGGAGCAGATCCGCCAGCTCAGCGGCATGCGTGGCCTGATGGCCAAGCCGCAAAAGAGCGGTGGTGGCGGTGGCCAGGACATCATCGAGAACCCGATCCTCTCGAACTTCAAGGAGGGCCTGTCCATCCTGGAGTATTTCATCAGCACCCACGGTGCCCGTAAGGGTCTTGCGGATACCGCACTGAAGACCGCCGACGCCGGTTACCTGACCCGTCGTCTGGTGGACGTGGCGCAGGACGTGATCATCAACAACGAGGATTGCGGCACGCTCCGCGGTCTGGTGGCCACTGCGCTGAAGAAGAACGAGGAGATCGTGGAATCCCTGCACGACCGCATCCTCGGCCGTTGCGCGGTGCACGATGTATACCATCCGCAAACCGGCGCACTGCTGGTGAACAGCGGTGAGCAGATCACCGAGGACGTTGCCAAGGCCATTGCGGCGAGCCCCATCGAAGAGGTGGAGATCCGCAGCGTGCTTACCTGCGAGCAGAAGAAGGGCGTGTGCGTGAAGTGCTACGGCCGCAATCTCGCGACCGGGCGCATGGTGCACATCGGCGAGGCCGTGGGTGTCATAGCCGCGCAGTCCATCGGTGAACCAGGTACACAGCTCACACTGCGTACGTTCCACGTTGGTGGTGTGGCAGGCAAGATCACCGAGGAGAGCGAGGTGAAGGCCAAGTACGATGGCAAACTGGAGATCGACGAACTGCGCACGGTGAAGCGCAAGGACCGCAAAGGCGAGGACGCTGAAGTGGTCATCAGCCGCAGCACCGAAATGCGCATCGTGGACAACAACACGGGCATCGTGCTCACCACGAGCGTGATCCCGTACGGCGCATTCCTCTACACGAGGAACGGCCAGAACGTGAAGAAGGGCGACGTCATCTGCACATGGGACGCCTACAACGCGGTGATCATCAGCGAACTCACGGGTAAGCTGGAGTTCGAGAGCATCGAGGAGAGCGTTACTTACCGCGAAGAAATCGACGAGCAAACGGGCTTCACCGAGAAGGTGATCGTGGAAAGCCGCGACAAGCGGAAGAACCCGACCATCAAGATCATGGACGTGAAGAGCAAGGAAGAGCTGAAGAGCTACTCCCTGCCCGTTGGCGCCCACATCATGGTGAAGGAGGGCGACAAAGTGGAGGCCGGCGACGTGCTGGTGAAGATCCCGCGCATGAGCGGCAAAGGCGGTGACATCACCGGTGGTCTGCCCCGCGTAACGGAGCTCTTCGAAGCCCGTAACCCGAGCAACCCGGCCGTGGTGAGCGAGATCGACGGTATCGTGTCATACGGCAAGATCAAGCGCGGTAACCGCGAGATCAACGTGGAGAGCCGCACCGGCGAGCGCAAGACCTACTTGGTGCCCTTGAGCAAGCACATCCTGGTGCAGGAGAACGACTTCATCAAGGCAGGCGCTCCGCTGAGCGACGGCAGCATCAGCCCCATGGACATCCTGGACATCCAAGGCCCCACCCGCGTGCAGGAGTACCTGGTGGACGAGGTGCAGGAGGTGTACCGCATGCAGGGCGTGAAGATCAACGACAAGCACTTCGAGGTGATCGTGCGCCAGATGATGCGCAAGGTGGAGATCGAGGATCCCGGAGACACCCGCTTCTTGGAGCGCCAGAGCGTGAACAAGACGGAATTCATGTCCGAGAACGACGCCATCTACGAGAAGATGGTGGTGACGAACGCCGGCGACAGCGCCACGATGAAGGAGGGCCAGATGGTGACCGCGCGCAAGCTACGCGACGAGAACAGTGCCCTGAAGCGCAAGGATGCCAAACCGGTTGAGGCCCGCCATGCGAAGCCCGCAACGGCCCGCATCATGCTACAGGGTATCACCCGCGCATCGCTGCAAACGGAGAGCTTCATCAGCGCTGCGTCGTTCCAAGAGACGACCAAGGTGCTGAACGAGGCTGCTGTGAGCGCGAAGGAGGACTTCCTGCTCGGCCTGAAGGAGAACGTGATCGTTGGTCACCTCATCCCTGCGGGTACCGGCACGCGCCGCTTCCAGAAGAACATCGTAGGCAACAAGGACGACCTTGCTGCCATGGAGGCCCGCACCGAGATGACCGAAGCCTGA